The Lewinellaceae bacterium genome has a segment encoding these proteins:
- the mfd gene encoding transcription-repair coupling factor, translating into MKNLERLLDIFQTDKRTEKIVRALSPTKPSASGKPARLQLKGMVGSQECFVLSGTIRAETGHHLFIATDKEDAAYILNTLEGIFDQRSVRFFPDSFRRPLYFEVMDNTNILQRTETINKITSASGSEIIVTYPEALFEKVVEPRFLEEHRIEVKVKEVLDVPTLTDILVEFGFSREEFVYEPGQFSIRGGIVDVFSYGNDYPYRIELFDEEVESIRTFDPTTQLSVKSISRLSVIPNIHTKFEQTQKVSLFQVLQQETNIWIKDFQMLMDRLEMCLKKAAEFSKSLTILDEGELATIFRDRAFIRPDEVIGDIEKHNLIFIGSPKIPVPIDEVLQFNSKPQPSFNKNFNLLIDNLKKNTAAQFENFVFTDSTKQVERFYSIFEDLDAQVDFHPVTKAIHEGFIDPEMNIACYTDHQIFQRFHRYKLKKGFTKDKAISLRMLRELKPGDFVTHIDHGVGRFSGLEKIDINGHVQESVRIFYKNNDVLYVSINSLHKITKYVGKEDTIPQLSKLGSDAWKRLKNKTKAKVKDIASELIKLYAKRKASQGFAFPEDGYMQNELEASFLYEDTPDQFKATNDVKADMMSPNPMDRLICGDVGFGKTEVAIRAAFKAVIGGKQVAILVPTTILALQHYRTFGERLKEFGVSVDYINRFKTAKEKKDVFNKLKEGTLDIVIGTHGLLGKDVGFKDLGLFIIDEEQKFGVVAKEKLRNMKVNVDTLTLTATPIPRTMQFSLMAARDLSIIRTAPPNRQPIHTEVRIFSEELIREAIYYEVNRGGQVFFVHNRVKSLPDMAAIIQRLCPDVVVGIAHGQMEARKLETALMDFIEKKYDVLVCTNIIETGLDIPNANTMMINNAHQFGMSDLHQLRGRVGRSNQKAFCYLFSQPMSVLSSDARKRLKALEEHSELGSGFEIAMRDLDIRGAGNLLGAEQSGFISEIGYETFQRILAEAIQELKENEFRDLFKEEMEKERTYVHDVQIETDVEMLIPDEYVSNIQERLSLYSQLDALETEEAIDNFTKMLVDRFGTLPKQVKELFNGLRLRWHCKRLGFERVILKNNKLRCYFIDNPQSPFYESAVFKQIMAFLSEGGKELGLHLKPSLKYLIMVKDDVSSLKAAELLLKKLEGKLGE; encoded by the coding sequence GTGAAAAATTTAGAGCGTTTGCTGGATATTTTCCAGACAGATAAACGCACCGAGAAGATCGTCAGGGCTTTGAGCCCAACGAAGCCGTCTGCTTCGGGAAAACCAGCCAGGTTACAATTAAAAGGAATGGTGGGTTCACAGGAATGCTTTGTCCTGTCCGGAACGATCCGGGCAGAAACGGGTCATCATTTATTCATCGCCACCGATAAGGAAGATGCCGCTTACATCCTGAATACCCTGGAAGGGATCTTTGATCAGCGGTCGGTGCGCTTTTTCCCCGACTCCTTCCGTCGCCCATTGTATTTTGAAGTGATGGACAATACCAACATCCTGCAACGGACGGAGACCATCAACAAGATCACTTCGGCTTCGGGAAGTGAGATCATCGTCACCTACCCTGAAGCGCTTTTTGAGAAGGTGGTTGAACCCAGATTTTTAGAAGAGCATCGCATTGAAGTAAAAGTAAAGGAAGTACTTGATGTACCTACCTTAACGGATATTTTAGTGGAATTCGGGTTCTCCCGCGAAGAGTTCGTTTATGAACCCGGGCAATTTTCCATCCGGGGAGGTATTGTGGATGTATTCTCTTATGGCAACGATTACCCTTACCGGATTGAGCTGTTTGACGAAGAGGTGGAAAGTATCCGGACCTTTGACCCCACCACCCAATTATCGGTCAAATCCATTTCCCGGTTGTCGGTCATTCCCAATATTCACACCAAATTTGAACAAACACAAAAAGTATCCCTGTTCCAGGTGTTGCAGCAGGAGACGAATATCTGGATCAAGGATTTTCAGATGCTGATGGACCGGCTCGAGATGTGTCTCAAAAAAGCCGCCGAATTTTCCAAATCGCTCACCATCCTGGATGAAGGGGAGCTGGCCACCATCTTCCGCGACCGGGCGTTTATAAGGCCTGATGAGGTGATCGGCGATATTGAAAAGCACAACCTGATCTTCATCGGTTCTCCCAAAATTCCAGTTCCTATAGACGAGGTGTTGCAATTTAATTCAAAACCCCAACCCAGTTTCAACAAAAATTTCAACCTGCTGATTGATAACCTGAAAAAGAATACAGCGGCACAATTTGAAAATTTTGTTTTTACTGACAGCACCAAGCAGGTGGAGCGTTTTTATTCTATTTTTGAAGACCTAGATGCGCAGGTCGATTTCCACCCGGTGACCAAAGCCATCCATGAAGGATTTATCGATCCGGAGATGAATATTGCCTGTTATACCGATCACCAGATTTTCCAGCGTTTTCATCGCTATAAACTCAAAAAAGGATTCACAAAAGATAAGGCCATCAGCCTTCGGATGCTGAGGGAACTCAAACCGGGAGATTTTGTCACCCATATCGATCACGGGGTAGGGCGGTTTTCCGGACTGGAAAAAATTGACATTAACGGACATGTACAGGAGTCGGTAAGAATTTTTTATAAAAACAATGATGTCCTGTATGTGAGTATCAATTCCCTGCACAAAATCACCAAATACGTAGGGAAGGAGGACACGATTCCACAACTCAGCAAACTGGGATCCGATGCCTGGAAGCGGCTCAAGAATAAGACCAAAGCAAAGGTTAAAGACATTGCCAGCGAGTTGATCAAACTCTACGCAAAAAGAAAAGCTTCCCAGGGATTTGCTTTCCCGGAGGATGGTTATATGCAAAACGAGCTCGAAGCTTCTTTTCTTTACGAAGATACTCCCGATCAGTTCAAAGCCACTAATGATGTGAAGGCAGATATGATGAGCCCGAATCCTATGGACCGGCTGATCTGCGGAGATGTGGGCTTTGGCAAAACGGAAGTAGCCATTCGGGCGGCTTTCAAAGCCGTAATCGGGGGCAAGCAGGTAGCCATCCTGGTGCCTACCACTATTCTTGCACTACAGCATTATCGTACCTTCGGCGAACGCCTCAAGGAATTCGGCGTTTCAGTCGATTACATCAACCGTTTCAAAACGGCTAAAGAAAAAAAAGACGTTTTCAACAAACTCAAGGAAGGAACATTGGATATCGTTATCGGCACCCATGGCCTGTTGGGTAAAGATGTCGGATTCAAAGACCTCGGGTTGTTTATCATCGATGAAGAGCAAAAATTCGGGGTGGTGGCAAAAGAAAAACTGAGGAACATGAAAGTGAATGTCGATACCCTGACCCTGACGGCCACCCCCATCCCCCGGACGATGCAATTTTCGCTTATGGCGGCTCGTGATCTTTCCATCATTCGGACGGCACCGCCCAACCGCCAACCTATTCATACGGAGGTGCGTATTTTTAGCGAGGAACTGATAAGGGAGGCCATTTATTACGAAGTGAATCGAGGCGGACAGGTATTTTTTGTGCACAACCGCGTGAAGTCACTCCCCGATATGGCGGCGATTATCCAAAGGCTTTGTCCGGATGTGGTGGTTGGGATTGCTCATGGTCAAATGGAAGCCAGGAAACTGGAAACCGCCCTGATGGATTTCATCGAAAAGAAATACGATGTACTCGTGTGCACCAACATCATTGAGACGGGACTGGACATTCCCAACGCCAATACGATGATGATCAATAATGCCCACCAATTCGGGATGAGCGATCTGCACCAATTGCGCGGACGAGTGGGACGATCGAATCAAAAAGCTTTTTGTTACCTGTTTAGTCAACCGATGTCCGTTTTGTCTTCGGATGCCCGGAAAAGGCTGAAAGCACTGGAGGAACATTCGGAACTGGGCAGCGGTTTTGAGATTGCCATGCGTGACCTTGATATTCGGGGTGCCGGCAATTTACTCGGAGCCGAACAGAGTGGGTTCATTTCAGAAATAGGTTACGAGACCTTCCAGCGTATTTTGGCGGAAGCGATACAGGAACTCAAAGAAAATGAGTTCCGGGACCTCTTCAAAGAAGAAATGGAAAAAGAGAGAACCTATGTTCACGATGTACAGATCGAAACCGATGTGGAGATGCTCATCCCCGATGAATACGTCAGCAACATACAGGAAAGACTCAGCCTTTATTCCCAACTCGATGCCCTGGAAACAGAGGAGGCTATAGATAACTTCACCAAAATGCTGGTTGACCGGTTCGGGACTTTGCCGAAACAAGTCAAAGAACTTTTCAACGGATTGCGTCTACGCTGGCACTGCAAAAGACTGGGCTTTGAACGGGTCATTCTCAAAAATAATAAACTGCGCTGCTATTTTATTGATAACCCTCAATCTCCCTTTTACGAAAGTGCCGTCTTTAAACAGATCATGGCTTTTCTTTCCGAGGGTGGAAAAGAACTGGGCCTGCACCTGAAACCATCCCTCAAATACCTGATCATGGTAAAAGACGACGTCTCCTCACTCAAGGCAGCGGAGTTGTTGTTAAAAAAACTGGAAGGGAAGCTGGGAGAGTAG
- a CDS encoding molybdenum cofactor biosynthesis protein MoaE translates to MIDIQIKHTSLDTTECIQFSAAPEAGGSTVFIGTVRNETKGKKVIRLEFEAYEPMALKELQKIAETVVERWKVIHISIHHRVGVLDIGDIAVIIAVTTPHRKAAFEACEYAIDILKQTVPIWKKEIFEDGEVWVAAHP, encoded by the coding sequence ATGATCGACATACAAATCAAACATACGTCCCTCGATACAACTGAATGTATCCAATTCTCAGCCGCTCCGGAAGCGGGAGGCTCCACCGTTTTCATCGGGACCGTGCGAAACGAAACGAAAGGCAAAAAGGTCATACGCCTGGAGTTTGAAGCTTACGAACCAATGGCGTTGAAAGAATTACAAAAGATCGCCGAAACTGTCGTCGAGCGCTGGAAAGTCATTCATATATCCATTCACCATCGCGTGGGCGTACTCGATATCGGGGACATTGCCGTCATCATTGCCGTCACCACCCCACATCGAAAAGCTGCTTTTGAGGCTTGTGAATACGCCATAGACATACTAAAACAGACCGTCCCTATCTGGAAAAAGGAAATTTTTGAAGACGGGGAGGTTTGGGTAGCGGCGCATCCCTGA
- a CDS encoding aldo/keto reductase, which yields MKYNRYIQDGPLVSEIGLGTWQLGNDSGWQGMSEKEALGIVESALEYGINFFDTAPNYGYGTGEDRLGKALKGADRSKIVINTKFGHTDSGSTNFNSDYIQRSLEGSLKRLQVDYVDSLIIHNPPFEYLDGNKNDHYEILERLMKEGKIKGYGASLDTYEEMKLFMNTTNAKVIEAFFNILHQDASRAFDMAIEKEVGLIVKIPLDSGWLSGKYSAESTFNDIRSRWSRQDIQTRAHLVDRVREIVGAKNDLAQKAISFCLGYDAVSTVIPGNVNIAQLTSNVESINNPISKELVEQLEDFYQNEVKQLKLPW from the coding sequence ATGAAATATAACAGATACATCCAGGATGGACCCCTCGTTTCTGAAATTGGACTTGGTACCTGGCAATTGGGAAATGATTCCGGATGGCAGGGGATGTCGGAAAAGGAGGCTTTGGGTATAGTAGAAAGCGCACTGGAATACGGGATTAATTTTTTTGATACAGCGCCAAATTATGGATATGGTACAGGCGAAGACCGGCTAGGTAAAGCGCTGAAAGGTGCTGACAGAAGTAAAATAGTGATCAATACAAAATTTGGGCATACTGATTCGGGTAGCACTAATTTTAATTCGGATTATATTCAGCGATCTTTGGAGGGCAGCCTTAAAAGATTACAAGTGGATTATGTTGATTCGCTCATTATTCATAATCCGCCTTTTGAGTATCTGGATGGCAATAAAAACGACCATTATGAGATACTCGAACGATTGATGAAAGAAGGCAAAATAAAAGGATATGGAGCATCATTAGACACTTATGAAGAGATGAAGCTGTTTATGAATACCACAAATGCTAAAGTGATTGAAGCCTTTTTCAATATCTTACATCAGGATGCCTCAAGAGCATTTGATATGGCCATAGAAAAAGAGGTTGGCTTAATCGTAAAAATTCCGCTCGATTCAGGTTGGTTGTCAGGAAAGTACAGTGCTGAAAGTACCTTTAATGATATTAGAAGCCGCTGGTCCAGGCAGGATATTCAAACCAGGGCGCATCTTGTTGACAGAGTAAGGGAAATTGTCGGGGCAAAAAATGATCTTGCACAAAAAGCCATTTCGTTTTGTTTGGGATATGATGCGGTCTCTACCGTTATTCCAGGCAATGTAAATATTGCTCAGTTAACCAGTAATGTAGAAAGTATAAACAACCCGATTTCAAAGGAACTTGTTGAACAGCTGGAGGATTTTTATCAGAATGAAGTAAAGCAGTTAAAGCTTCCCTGGTGA
- a CDS encoding nuclear transport factor 2 family protein has translation MRKNNLYFLMVILIGLFGCNAQMSKQVSKANQPTEETKVYSPENQKIFNDLRARDSLLFSLGFNQCDTSQMRLLISDDFEFYHDQSGVTDSKENFILGISGLCHMDYKATRELAQNSLAIHPLYNNGQLYGAIQTGEHLFYGQKGEAPKYLTSTAKFTHLWILEAGDWKLKRVLSYDHVPASQVHGQ, from the coding sequence ATGAGAAAAAACAATTTGTACTTTTTGATGGTCATTTTGATCGGACTTTTTGGCTGTAATGCCCAAATGTCAAAACAGGTCAGTAAAGCAAACCAACCCACCGAAGAAACGAAGGTATATAGTCCGGAGAATCAAAAGATTTTCAATGATTTGAGGGCCAGGGACAGTTTGCTTTTCAGCCTTGGGTTTAACCAATGTGATACCAGTCAGATGAGATTGTTGATCAGTGATGATTTTGAATTTTATCACGACCAATCCGGTGTCACAGATTCAAAAGAAAACTTTATCCTCGGAATATCCGGGTTGTGCCATATGGATTATAAAGCGACGAGGGAGTTGGCCCAAAACAGTTTAGCCATCCATCCTTTATATAATAACGGGCAGTTGTATGGGGCCATTCAAACCGGGGAACACCTGTTTTACGGACAAAAAGGGGAGGCGCCCAAATACCTCACAAGCACCGCAAAATTTACGCATCTTTGGATCCTGGAAGCAGGGGACTGGAAATTGAAAAGAGTATTGAGTTACGACCATGTTCCGGCAAGTCAGGTACATGGACAATAA
- a CDS encoding CPBP family intramembrane metalloprotease: MNKDLKYFLTLCLFFGLFFIAKEVFFAKIYYRVESVVHLYPLSFFLAYAVVGLPAFIFVFFANQYKLFAPLGLKSNLVKGFLFAFLFSIPMFIGYGIFADFKPHLEWKNFWFMCVFAAFFEELYYRGFFFGQLFKNTRFGFFISLIISALVFASLHLYQSNDLLTLIGIFMTTFMGAGLFAWLYVEWNYNLWLPVALHFFMNLSWEIFAVSDNALGGLEANLIRGLTVLLAITGTLFYKKKQNIPLAVNRDTLWMKK, from the coding sequence ATGAATAAAGACTTAAAATATTTCCTCACCTTGTGTCTTTTCTTTGGATTGTTTTTCATCGCCAAAGAGGTCTTTTTTGCCAAAATATATTATCGGGTGGAAAGTGTGGTTCACCTGTATCCCTTAAGCTTTTTCCTGGCTTATGCCGTGGTTGGGTTGCCGGCATTCATTTTTGTTTTTTTTGCCAATCAGTACAAACTTTTTGCCCCATTGGGACTAAAGAGCAACCTGGTAAAAGGGTTTCTTTTTGCCTTCCTTTTTTCCATCCCCATGTTTATTGGATATGGAATCTTTGCCGACTTTAAGCCCCACCTGGAATGGAAGAATTTTTGGTTTATGTGTGTGTTCGCCGCGTTTTTTGAAGAGCTTTATTATCGCGGGTTTTTCTTCGGGCAGTTATTTAAAAATACGCGGTTTGGTTTTTTTATTTCGCTGATAATCAGTGCCTTGGTATTTGCTTCCCTGCATTTGTATCAAAGCAACGACCTGCTTACTTTAATCGGTATTTTTATGACTACCTTTATGGGCGCCGGGCTTTTTGCATGGTTATATGTGGAGTGGAATTACAACTTATGGCTTCCCGTGGCCCTGCATTTTTTTATGAACCTTTCCTGGGAAATTTTCGCTGTTTCTGATAATGCCCTGGGGGGGCTTGAGGCCAATCTGATCAGAGGACTGACCGTTTTATTGGCCATTACAGGTACACTGTTTTATAAGAAAAAACAAAATATTCCGTTAGCCGTTAACAGGGATACTTTGTGGATGAAAAAATAA
- a CDS encoding CHAT domain-containing protein — translation MRIEDQNYDQAIKTLEELLEVIVALDTAVERIKLAPIYHKIGVNYYMKGDMDNALKNNSKALEIREIKLGANHIDVIRGYFNRGSVLRRMQDYGNAKNDITKAIALMEKLIESKQSNDVPRLMRMYTEMYKINSFLKDNKTALVYWELVFNYYSLDESQSMSRIADLYNAKGIIYNDEKNYDLAIVNYLNSIDSYSRLMNSESEIEIGSVIHNLANSEQASGQFDSSKKHYLKAIDVFKKNQNSNNNLDIQQRLGNTYTDLTNLCSKTKEWTQGIEYFNQALKYTTSGWGTFHHPRVAEIYRNRTKISLGQNLYHEALEFNQKSLHALLPDFKTDDPFVAVNLKQQAVKNKNSFLETIAQKAEIFAAIYEQEGRKDQKYLEAAFQNYLTIDTVIIQIRQSYEAQGSQFELIEQRYPIYEKAISTALELFEKTGKGKYLEAAYHFAAKNKAMVLLAGMQEEQAKAWSSIPQELREQEKNLKRSIFQLESKIYEQADQEADPVLRDSLFALRREYQKLIIDFESAYPDYYDLKYRFDQTISVAAIQQQLPRGSCMLEYFVGDASIFVFVITQSGFDYVKFDKPQQFEERCLAFRQKMERPGNGTVSVSDNYQLFQWLVKSPLEKAEKREEIHHLIFLPDGPLLQLSFDVLVLDNTSTTPHYLLKDYAISYAYSNRLLFGYSAKKRARHTFAGFGLEYDDYTLADLATYVDNPLASLPLSRALGHLEFSDDEINEIAWLLHGDAWINQNATREAFLQNAGDYAILHLATHGVLNERYPMNSALIFTRQNDSTAYFLRAADLYGLALNADMAVLSACNTGTGLVERGEGVRSLARAFSAAGCPSLIASLWNASDKSTKEILVDFYKNLKKGQTKAEAMRRAKLTYLENAPPTYQAPYYWSHLNVIGESGPLEVLNVPLWRKYWYVLAVVLAVSGGLFYRKTGKQAA, via the coding sequence TTGAGAATCGAAGACCAAAATTATGATCAGGCTATTAAGACATTAGAAGAATTACTAGAAGTTATCGTGGCTCTTGATACAGCGGTGGAAAGGATTAAGTTAGCACCAATTTATCATAAAATTGGGGTTAATTACTATATGAAAGGTGATATGGATAATGCCTTAAAAAATAATTCTAAAGCCTTAGAAATTAGAGAAATTAAACTGGGGGCTAATCATATTGATGTCATTCGTGGGTATTTTAATAGAGGAAGTGTTTTACGAAGGATGCAGGATTATGGTAATGCAAAAAATGATATAACAAAAGCTATTGCATTGATGGAAAAATTAATTGAATCAAAACAATCAAATGATGTTCCAAGATTAATGAGAATGTATACAGAAATGTATAAAATTAATTCCTTCTTAAAAGATAATAAGACAGCTTTGGTTTATTGGGAACTGGTATTTAATTACTATTCCCTTGATGAATCCCAAAGTATGAGTAGAATCGCAGACTTGTATAATGCAAAGGGTATAATCTATAATGATGAAAAAAATTATGATTTAGCGATCGTTAATTATTTAAATTCAATCGATTCTTATTCAAGGCTTATGAATTCTGAATCCGAAATTGAAATAGGGAGTGTAATTCATAATCTTGCAAATAGTGAACAAGCCTCAGGTCAATTTGATTCATCAAAAAAACATTATTTAAAAGCAATTGATGTTTTTAAAAAAAATCAAAATAGCAACAACAATTTAGACATCCAACAACGTCTCGGCAACACCTACACCGACCTCACAAACCTCTGTTCCAAAACAAAAGAATGGACCCAGGGCATTGAATATTTCAATCAAGCCCTGAAATACACCACTTCCGGCTGGGGCACCTTCCATCACCCGCGTGTAGCCGAAATCTACCGCAACCGCACCAAAATAAGTCTCGGACAAAATCTATACCACGAAGCCCTGGAATTCAATCAAAAATCCCTCCATGCATTGTTACCTGATTTTAAAACCGATGATCCTTTTGTAGCGGTTAATCTTAAACAGCAGGCTGTTAAAAACAAGAATTCCTTCCTGGAAACCATTGCTCAAAAAGCTGAAATCTTTGCGGCCATTTATGAGCAGGAAGGAAGGAAAGATCAGAAATATCTGGAAGCCGCTTTTCAAAATTACCTGACAATAGATACGGTCATCATCCAGATCCGGCAAAGTTATGAGGCGCAGGGGTCGCAGTTTGAGTTGATTGAGCAGCGTTACCCTATTTATGAAAAGGCAATTTCGACGGCCCTGGAATTGTTTGAAAAAACGGGAAAAGGAAAATACCTGGAAGCGGCCTATCATTTTGCCGCTAAAAATAAAGCCATGGTGCTTTTGGCCGGGATGCAGGAAGAACAGGCCAAAGCCTGGTCTTCTATTCCACAGGAACTTCGGGAGCAGGAGAAAAACCTGAAACGGTCCATCTTTCAGCTGGAATCAAAGATCTATGAACAGGCAGACCAGGAGGCCGATCCCGTATTGCGGGACAGCCTTTTTGCTTTGCGCAGGGAGTATCAAAAGTTAATCATTGACTTTGAGTCAGCGTATCCTGACTATTATGATCTGAAATACCGATTCGATCAAACCATAAGCGTAGCGGCCATTCAACAACAACTTCCCCGGGGCAGTTGCATGCTGGAATACTTTGTGGGCGATGCTTCCATTTTTGTTTTTGTCATTACCCAAAGCGGGTTCGATTACGTGAAGTTTGATAAACCGCAACAATTCGAGGAACGTTGCCTGGCTTTCCGGCAGAAAATGGAAAGGCCGGGAAATGGAACAGTCTCTGTTTCCGACAATTACCAGCTGTTTCAATGGCTGGTGAAATCCCCCCTGGAGAAAGCTGAAAAAAGAGAGGAGATCCATCACCTGATCTTCCTCCCCGACGGCCCGCTGCTTCAATTGTCTTTTGATGTTTTGGTGCTGGATAACACAAGCACTACGCCTCATTACCTACTCAAAGATTACGCCATCAGTTACGCCTACTCCAATCGCCTGTTGTTTGGCTACTCCGCTAAAAAAAGAGCCCGACACACCTTTGCCGGTTTCGGCCTGGAATACGATGATTATACCCTGGCAGACCTGGCCACTTACGTAGATAACCCACTGGCGAGCCTTCCGCTTTCCCGGGCACTTGGCCACCTGGAATTTTCCGATGATGAGATCAATGAGATTGCCTGGCTGCTTCACGGCGATGCCTGGATCAACCAAAACGCCACCCGTGAAGCCTTCCTCCAAAATGCAGGCGACTACGCCATCCTGCACCTCGCCACCCACGGCGTGCTCAACGAACGATACCCCATGAATTCCGCCCTCATCTTTACCCGTCAAAATGACAGCACCGCTTATTTTCTCCGCGCCGCCGACCTCTACGGTTTGGCCCTGAATGCCGATATGGCCGTCCTCAGCGCCTGCAACACCGGCACCGGCCTGGTCGAAAGGGGAGAAGGGGTCCGCAGCCTGGCCCGGGCCTTTTCTGCTGCCGGCTGTCCGAGCCTGATCGCCAGCCTCTGGAATGCCTCCGATAAATCCACCAAGGAGATCCTGGTGGATTTTTACAAAAACCTTAAAAAAGGCCAGACCAAAGCCGAGGCCATGCGCCGGGCCAAACTCACTTACCTGGAAAATGCCCCTCCGACTTACCAGGCTCCCTACTACTGGTCGCACCTGAATGTGATTGGCGAAAGCGGGCCGCTGGAGGTATTGAACGTGCCTTTGTGGCGTAAGTACTGGTATGTTTTGGCGGTGGTATTGGCGGTTTCCGGGGGACTTTTTTACCGTAAAACAGGGAAGCAGGCAGCCTGA
- a CDS encoding S8 family serine peptidase produces the protein MKKLLFFLTMCMAFSFVTILTGQGTYNPNQIIIDFADEATQQDIDDYLDLINGVIIDQIGDDIFLVEVESFPIEYTDFNGVEVVLYNVVDIIENHQSNSEIDDTDLNYYVSSIPMDLGQIVESLPTDNYTPIPGYVDDYPGLLNCSSISQNQKVKVGIIDTGIDHYHSFITDYIIYENNVYNNDFTAIDDHGHGTSVAGIIAGLAQSAGITPEYLELYIIKAFDENGQGSYFNMIRAVEMANELDLDILNLSWGFSYDIFPSGTEGIYFLQSGASELKNLLNIPSDRIIICGSGNSGLEITNENLMNGFTGFHYGPADFFALNDHHLTVGSLNHLGKLAGFSNFGSGVDVYAPGTEILTPTLSGYWTLNNSGTSFSSAITTGVAVQYYVSWVQQAVDAYTNPILGNLGSSVNSGSNVDFLSLLSAANFSYLSVLKNAIEVDRYTIESEKGTKSYLVNGIDLSSLCDKNLNQSLSKTIINNVLLLEGEIEKSQMGEKNFELFPNPVSDNIEIKLLNFEKGIISIELLDQLGRQIYSDLWILDEKSDFAFKKLEVGSFNIPKGLYILRINEKGRSISKAIFKN, from the coding sequence ATGAAGAAGCTTCTATTTTTTCTGACGATGTGTATGGCATTCTCTTTTGTCACCATTTTAACAGGCCAGGGCACCTACAATCCAAACCAGATCATCATCGATTTTGCTGATGAAGCTACCCAGCAGGACATTGATGATTACCTGGATCTAATCAATGGTGTAATTATTGACCAAATCGGGGATGACATTTTTTTGGTCGAGGTTGAATCATTTCCTATTGAGTATACGGATTTTAATGGGGTGGAGGTTGTTTTGTATAATGTGGTGGATATTATAGAGAATCATCAGAGTAATAGTGAAATTGATGACACTGATCTCAACTATTATGTTTCAAGCATACCAATGGATTTGGGGCAAATAGTTGAAAGTTTGCCAACAGATAATTATACCCCTATTCCGGGGTATGTCGATGATTATCCAGGACTTTTGAATTGTTCTTCCATTTCACAAAATCAAAAAGTAAAAGTAGGGATAATTGATACAGGTATTGATCATTACCATAGCTTTATAACTGATTATATTATATATGAAAATAATGTTTACAATAATGATTTTACAGCTATTGATGACCATGGCCATGGAACTAGTGTGGCGGGTATTATAGCAGGCTTAGCCCAATCGGCAGGTATCACGCCTGAATATTTGGAGCTTTATATTATTAAGGCTTTTGATGAAAATGGACAAGGGAGTTATTTTAATATGATACGGGCTGTAGAAATGGCCAATGAATTGGATTTGGATATTTTAAACCTTTCCTGGGGTTTTTCTTACGACATTTTTCCATCTGGGACAGAAGGAATTTATTTTTTACAAAGCGGAGCGTCTGAATTAAAAAATTTATTGAACATACCTTCAGATAGGATTATTATTTGTGGATCTGGGAATAGTGGATTGGAAATAACTAATGAAAACTTAATGAATGGTTTTACTGGATTTCACTATGGGCCAGCAGATTTTTTTGCGCTTAATGATCATCACCTCACGGTGGGATCCTTAAATCATTTAGGGAAATTGGCAGGATTCAGTAATTTTGGTTCTGGTGTTGATGTTTATGCCCCAGGTACTGAAATTTTAACACCTACATTAAGTGGGTATTGGACTTTGAATAATTCTGGCACCTCATTTTCATCAGCAATTACAACTGGAGTAGCCGTCCAGTATTATGTGTCTTGGGTGCAACAAGCAGTTGATGCCTATACAAATCCAATTTTAGGCAATCTAGGATCAAGTGTTAATTCGGGATCAAATGTTGATTTTTTAAGTCTGCTATCTGCTGCCAATTTTTCTTATTTGTCGGTTTTAAAAAATGCCATTGAAGTGGATCGTTATACTATTGAGTCAGAGAAGGGAACAAAATCTTATTTAGTGAATGGGATTGATTTGTCGTCCTTATGTGATAAAAATCTTAATCAATCATTAAGTAAGACCATTATTAATAATGTGCTCTTACTCGAAGGGGAAATAGAAAAAAGTCAAATGGGTGAAAAAAACTTTGAGTTATTTCCAAATCCCGTTTCCGATAATATAGAAATAAAACTACTTAATTTTGAAAAAGGCATCATTTCAATTGAGTTATTGGATCAACTTGGCAGACAGATTTATAGTGATTTATGGATACTTGATGAAAAGAGTGATTTTGCATTTAAAAAACTAGAAGTCGGTTCGTTTAATATTCCAAAAGGGTTATACATTTTAAGAATAAACGAAAAGGGTAGATCTATTAGTAAAGCGATTTTTAAAAATTAA
- a CDS encoding SemiSWEET transporter encodes MVFTATTVLGLVAATCTTVAFIPQALKTIKTRNTKDLSLPTYILLVVGIILWLLYGILMHDLPVIIANAVTFFFIGTILVLKIKHK; translated from the coding sequence ATGGTATTCACCGCAACCACTGTCCTCGGCCTCGTCGCAGCTACCTGCACCACGGTCGCCTTCATCCCGCAGGCGCTCAAGACCATCAAAACCAGGAACACCAAGGACCTGTCGCTGCCCACCTATATTTTGCTGGTGGTCGGCATCATCCTGTGGCTCCTTTACGGCATTCTGATGCATGACCTGCCCGTGATCATCGCCAATGCGGTGACTTTCTTTTTTATCGGAACCATTCTGGTGTTGAAGATAAAGCATAAGTAG